A portion of the Mus pahari chromosome 17, PAHARI_EIJ_v1.1, whole genome shotgun sequence genome contains these proteins:
- the Desi1 gene encoding desumoylating isopeptidase 1 isoform X1, translating into MEPPNLYPVKLYVYDLSKGLARRLSPIMLGKQLEGIWHTSIVVHKDEFFFGSSGISSCTPGGTLLGPPDSVVDVGNTEVTEEIFLEYLSSLGESLFRGEAYNLFEHNCNTFSNEVAQFLTGRKIPSYITDLPSEVLSTPFGQALRPFLDSIQIQPPGGNSVGRPNGQS; encoded by the exons ATGGAGCCGCCAAATCTCTATCCGGTGAAGCTCTACGTGTACGACCTGTCCAAGGGCCTGGCCCGCCGGCTCAGCCCCATCATGCTGG GGAAACAACTGGAAGGCATCTG GCACACCTCTATAGTTGTACACAAGGATGAGTTCTTCTTCGGCAGCAGCGGTATTTCCAGCTGTACACCG GGAGGGACATTGCTTGGGCCCCCAGACTCTGTGGTTGATGTGGGGAACACAGAAGTCACAGAAGAAATCTTTCTGGAATACCTGTCCTCCCTGGGGGAGTCTCTGTTTCG AGGAGAAGCGTACAATCTCTTTGAACACAACTGTAACACCTTTAGCAATGAAGTGGCGCAGTTCCTGACTGGGCGGAAGATCCCTTCTTACATCACCGACCTGCCCTCAGAAGTTCTCTCCAC GCCCTTTGGACAAGCACTTCGGCCCTTCCTGGACTCCATTCAGATCCAGCCTCCAGGAGGGAACTCTGTGGGCAGACCCAATGGCCAAAGCTAA
- the Desi1 gene encoding desumoylating isopeptidase 1 isoform X2 encodes MEPPNLYPVKLYVYDLSKGLARRLSPIMLGKQLEGIWEGHCLGPQTLWLMWGTQKSQKKSFWNTCPPWGSLCFVTVTPQSWCWPSHLLSTPLSMYRGEAYNLFEHNCNTFSNEVAQFLTGRKIPSYITDLPSEVLSTPFGQALRPFLDSIQIQPPGGNSVGRPNGQS; translated from the exons ATGGAGCCGCCAAATCTCTATCCGGTGAAGCTCTACGTGTACGACCTGTCCAAGGGCCTGGCCCGCCGGCTCAGCCCCATCATGCTGG GGAAACAACTGGAAGGCATCTG GGAGGGACATTGCTTGGGCCCCCAGACTCTGTGGTTGATGTGGGGAACACAGAAGTCACAGAAGAAATCTTTCTGGAATACCTGTCCTCCCTGGGGGAGTCTCTGTTTCG tcacagtcacaccACAGTCATGGTGCTGGCCTTCTCATCTGCTCTCCACACCTCTCTCCATGTACAGAGGAGAAGCGTACAATCTCTTTGAACACAACTGTAACACCTTTAGCAATGAAGTGGCGCAGTTCCTGACTGGGCGGAAGATCCCTTCTTACATCACCGACCTGCCCTCAGAAGTTCTCTCCAC GCCCTTTGGACAAGCACTTCGGCCCTTCCTGGACTCCATTCAGATCCAGCCTCCAGGAGGGAACTCTGTGGGCAGACCCAATGGCCAAAGCTAA